TATTTCAACTGTAAGCCCCCAAACGAACAACTACTCTACAATTATCCAGGTAAAGAGATCAGGTATTGGGATAGTATTTGATATAGCATAATCCGTTTAGTGGGGGTTCAAGAATGTTGACATGGTGCATATATTTGGTGAACTGAGTATAGGAGAGTGTGCTGTTATGGATTCTTTGCTCCTTGGTTCCTGACTCGAATACGCAGCTGATATTATGGCCATTACTTGCTCATGGAACAAAAGGGAGTGGAGTGTTCATAGTCTCCGCTCTATATGCATCGGCGCACCCAGGTTGTATTGGTTGTCTGtgttgctggcggcgacTTGAGAGCCTTTTCACAGGTCAGAGTCACCCAGCATTCACGCGCAAATGCACTGATTTCCTCAGCTATCCCACTGATTTTTGAaatgtttcttcttttcgtaTAGCTTCATTTGTTTTCCTTGTTTCGGCTACCAACAACCATCCATTCCTTTTGCTGTAACCGGTGATTCCACTGCTGACTGGGCCTTGTATCCAAGCCTTTGGCACGAGGCATTCATTGGATTTCTGCAGAACTGGTTCTTGCTGCTATTGCATTTTCCTTCTGAGTCGTTCATTTAGTGTTGTACTGAATTTCCCCCAGTTTCAAGCAAAGAATTGCTCGCTAGCATCCACGGTTGTCTTTCGGGACTGGCTCGCCACGATGAACGTGTCTGAATCCTCAAGCTCTGGATCTGAGCTTTCCGATGAGGATGTCCTAGGAGCCGTCGACATTCCTTTCGAATATCAGGGCAGTCCCTATACCTTGGCTGAAAAAAAGGCCTTTCAGATCATGGAGGTAGAAAGCCAGAAAATCGATGAATTGATGGCCAAATTTACCAAGGGCTTCGACCCCGGTGCTTTTGGAGGCGTTATTATGGCGTACATACCCAAGCTGACTGAGGGACTTTTCCCTGGCTCTTATGCACATCTCCTGATTCTTCTTTTCGAGACCTTTGACGTGATTCAGCACATCCAGCTGGGCCTTGAAGCCTTAATGGGAAGCCAGCACCAGGTCTCTCCCACCCACCAGCCAAGTGCGACCAACATCACTGATGAAGCTTTCTTTGCCAAGGAGATTGGCATGCTGAGAAAACTATTGGCGCCGATTCGTGAAGGAACCAGGAATTCAATCTTCTGGGTGGGTACCAGACGTGTGCATACCCCTAGGATCAGCGAGCAGCTCGAAGCGGCCATCAGAGTGATAGAAACATTCAAGGATGACCTCTGTGCGGCGCTAAAACCAGACCATGAGTGCAGTAAGTTGGTGCAAGCTACTCACCTCATCCTTGTGCTGACCTTATAAGAAACCATTTACAGTACCCTCCCGGTGTCAGTCGAACGTACTGCAATGTACAGTATGAAGCAGCTTCGTCTAGACACCTGCAGAGCCACCCTGCAATGGGACAACTTCAACGGCTCTGAGCTCGAGCTTACCTCATTCTTTTGCTTCTACAAAGAACATATCATGAAGACTGAACCCGCCAAGGCGAGAGCATCCGGGTGGCTGCCTCCTAAATCCCCTGGTACCCCTCGTCTGTCGGCTGAAGAAGCAAGCGAAGGCGATTTAGCAAGCTGGGCCTCTCACGGGGTTGAGAACGAACTCATTGATCTCATGCTTAAAATTGCTTTGTGGCTCAGCCTGGCAAGAGGTCTGCCAGCTGTTCATTTGTTCTGTGACGTCGTTAGACTCTTTGTCATGGAACAGCCGtccaagcccaccaccaacgaGTATCGTCGGTTCTTATGGCATTCCATCCGCCTTCGGGCTGCCACCGGGGCCGCACTGTTGTCGCCGTCTCCTGTTGTGCCTGACAATAAGAACTTTCCCACTCGCAATGTCGATTACTTCCAGGACATCTGGAGAACGGGCCACCAACTTTCACAGGGGCTATTCGACAACACCTCTTTGCTTGCTAAACATAACGTCCCCAACTTCAAGCTTGCGAAGCCCCCTGCTGGTCGCCGTTCCGGCCATGGAGATATGCAAGTAGCCACCCAGGCCGCTGTTCCCGAAAACTTGCCTGCTCATGAAAACTTGCCCGATATCCCGTCCACTCCAGAGGAAGAacatgttgaagaagagtgaGTGTTCTATATCCTactctctcctccatccacaatGGGATAGCAGAGCTGATATTGTTGCTTTTTTGTTACTGCAGATCCCCCGACGACTGTGGCTTCGCGCTCTCACCCCCTGAACAGTCTCCGGTGTTTCGAACCAGAACTGTTTGATCATCAATAGACCCGCACGTCGACTGTCGCTATGATCTACGATCCCAGCAATATACAGTCGATCTACATACCGGGCCTTTGACCACTCAATATTGTGGCCTCCGGTGCCATTTAACAACCAAAAcataaagaaaaaaaaaaaaaaaaaaaacaccaGACAGAGATAGAAAGATTTTACCTTGGGGGGTTCCTAACAGACACTCACCACCAGATAGACCCTGGACTTCAGCGTTGGTTGGTTGGTATGAgatctcttttctttctcttattCCACGTTTGTGTTATTTCCCTCTCCACTCCTCTCTTTTGACTACCCGATTGCTTTCTCGCTCTCTAGGATACTTTCCGCGAAGCAGCAGCTAGCGGATACAGTATCTCGATAGAAGTGTAGCAACCGCGCGTTGATCAAACAGAGCATCGGATCGAAGATTGGATCGCACTGCATCTACTCGGTTATTCGCCTTCGGGACCATATATGTCTTACCCATGAAAAGGAACCATAAAAAAAGCAATAGTTTTACAAGTTTGTCCCATAGCCTAGCCTAACTACGGAGTTtctctccaaaacaccaGTGTTCATCCACTATTCTGCCTAATTCCTCACTCCATTTCTCTTGTTTGCTGTGGCTTCCCTATTTTTTCATGTTCTCACCTTCATGGCCTGGATCCTTCCGCCGAGACTTTAGGGTTACACAAGTGAAACAAAACAGCTGATAGTACCATCCAGATTTAGACTGTTCCTGGCAACATCCTTCACTTGTTTTGGCTGTTGCCTGCTAGGGTGACGCTGGGAGGTAGCTCTCTGCACAACAACCCTCAGTCATTTAGGTATCCACACCCGTTCTCTGTCTCAGACAAGCGTCATTGAAGACATTTAACCCAATCAGGGCCTTGATACCTGATCTAACTGCAGCTCGGAATGACACCATCTTATTGGATCCTTTGTCGCTGAATCACTGTGGGAAATGGTGGTGGCTAAGTGGTGATAGGTGAGATTGTTTCCGCCCCTGTCCGAGGCTGACCAGGAACAGAGACCTGAATGCGTTGGATTGATCAAATATCATGGATACTCCTACTGAAGATGAGTGTGGGTCAATGCACTTTCTAAATAGTCTCGTTACCAACAACATATTATTGAAATGCACTACAGAGAACAAGGATGATATCCATCTCAGGTTTATTCCTCCGCTGAAtttatagaaatatttttttataaacCGCTAGATACTCCGTGCTACGTGAGTGAAATAGTACAAAAGAACCCGAAACAGAAGTAGAACACGGCGCTCGCTCTCTCGCTAACTATGAATTAACCATACCAAAATCCAGAAACGGATCAATCATCGTCATGTCATCAGGATTAATATTATTGGGTATCTTGGAATCAGACTCAGATATAGACGCAGTCGCAGAATCATGCATCATAATATCGGAATCAAAGTACCCCGATTCAGGAGGAAACGCCGTCAACTCCGAGCCACCATCCAGAGCAAACGGTTCTGTATTGAGATCAGGCAGCTGGTCGTGGACGGCGGCAGGCTCCGCAGGCGCGAAATTATACGGGTCACACGATGGATCATCATTGTCAAACTCCAGGCCGTAGATCCCAAAGACATCGCCCGGAACAGGTTCGGAGTCATCTCCGAGTAAGGCCCGTTGAAGGAATAGATCTCGAATGTCGTCTTCCGTGTAGTTGTGCTTACTGCCCATGTGAACCCATAAATCGTAATTGCGGCGGAAGCGATGTGCGCACGTGTCGACGAAGCAAGCAATCTGGCGACCTGTTTCGTCGGCGTAGCCCTCACCAGTGAGGGTAGCTAGTGTAGAGGAGTTGTCGATGGTGGCGGTTGGGGGATCGTGTGGTTTTTTCGTGAGGCCGAGTTTCTGACGCCGCTCGGCTTTGGAGTTCTGAAAGCCTAGATGGGCGGTGCGGATGTGTTCTTCTAGGGCTAGTTTGCTGCCGTAGCGCTTTCCGCAGCCATCGCTAGGGGACCATCCGGTGACGCGCTTAGATGTGGAGAGATCTGTTTCGCCGCAGACAAACCGCTTCTCGCCTTCGTGCACGGTGCGGACGTGCACGGTTAGGTTCCCCTTTTTCGTGAAATTGCGGTCACAACCCGGGACCGTGCAGGCAAATATTCGGCGGTCTTCGAGGCTGACGTTGCCGTGGGCCACTTCGAGATGACGTCGAAGTTCTCGTGCCGTGGAGCAGGTCACCGAGCAGTTGGGACATTGTGGGGGGTGTGCGGTGCGAATATGAGCTTGCAGAAGAGAGTATGTGGGAAAACTTATAGGAGGAAACATGGATGGCtgatctccttcctcgtttGCGCGCTGAGAACACTCTGCGCAACTGAATCGCTTCTCTGTGTGGACTCTGCTTTCATGTGCACGGAGATGGCCTGCCGATTCGAACGCCATCGAGCATTTCTCTCCTGTTTGTGGGTCGCTATGCGAGCATTGGAATGGCTTCTGTTTCAAATGTACGGACAGGACATGTTTCTGGAGCGTCGAGTGCTTGCGAAAGGTCTCATCGCAGGGTGGATACTCGGTGCAACGGTACTTGTCTCGACCGTCATGAGCAGCTATATGTCGTCGAAGCCGAGAACCAGTCACGAAACTCTTACCACACCCGGGGCGATCACAAACATAATCTCGAACTCCGGTATGAGCGCTTTTAACGTGGTGGTTCAAATGCGAAACTCGTAGGAAGGTCTTGTCGCAGCCGTCATAGGTGCAACTGAATAATCTCTCATTGTTGTGCGAGCGCAAATGTTCCTGCAGCCGGGCCGGCCGATTGAAAGCCTTGGTGCAACCTTCGAACGGGCAGCGGTGCGTTTTCAGCTCCGATGGGTATCTCACCGAGGTTGAAGCTGTCGAGAAGGGCGTGGCTGGTGTCTCATGGAGACTGTCGCTAGAGATGCTAGCAGCGTCATCATGCGAGGAGTAATCTACATCAGAATGCGCTTCCTCATAGATTGGGTCTGATGCAAGAACGAGATTAGTTAGCTTCAGATATGCCTTCAAGATGCGATATACTAGCGTACCCGACTCATCAATAGCCGTTTGTCTGTGCAGTCGCTTAGGGCTGGGATAGTCCCCGGACGACGACCTCTTTCGGCCCATGCTCAATCGAGCACAACAATAAGCCGTGCTATGGAATTTGCGGCATGTAAaaggcgacgaagaggagctATTCGATAAATAACAAATGCAACAACGACAGGTAAATTTCTCGAGAGGTCAAAATTTTGCCCAAAAAGTGGAAAGGGCGGTGAGGGATCTATACCAGAATAGGCTAGCGGCATCAGGAACTTTTCCGCCGCCTTTTGTGAAGTCGCGATCAACTTGTGAATGAAATCtttgaaagaaagaataccTGCTGCCACGTCTGTTCCTCACTTCTTGCCTCCCTGCTGTGCGCCAATTCCTGGAGTTTGATCAAACCTGACTTATCACAATGTCCGACTACGGCGAGAACGAAGCTGAAGAAACGTAAGAACACCATGTGTTTCTCTTTTGAATCAGGACCTGAGGGTTCAAAGATGGATTGATGACGGAGCCCATTCCGTCGCCCGCTGCTGCATCGCCTGAGAAGAATCTGGTATGCTAATATGCTCTGTACGACAGCTATGACTACGAGCCCGGTCAGGActatgatgatattgagccCGAAGATTTCCTCAACCCTGAGGACGCCGAGGGTGGCGAGAATGGCGCGGATGGTTACGACGACGGGTCCTATGCACCCGCTGTGAACGGCGACCGTGTTGTGGTTTCAGGCGACCCAAATGCAGGGTATTCGGGGAAAGTGGTCGAACAGGcgcgggcgaagaagatccccaACGAGGAGCGCACGACAACTCCATACATGACCAAATATGAGAGGGCCCGTGTTCTGGGTACAAGAGCGTTGCAAATCAGGTTCGTTTGACATGTATACTCGAACGAAGGCCAGGAGAGTCTGAGAGTCGATGTCCCTTACTGACATTTATCAGTCTCAATGCGCCAGTGCTTGTAGACCTCGAGGGAGAGACCGATCCGCTACAGATTGCTATGAAAGAGCTggcccagaagaagatccctCTTATTGTGAGGAGGTATTTGCCGGATGGAACGTAAGTAAATACCCTACTCGCATCGCCCCTTTCGTGTTTGGGTTGGTTCAGTTCGTATATTGACTCATTTGACAAAGGTATGAGGATTGGACATGCGAAGaactactataatataatgATGAGCTTGTATCTGAAAATGGGCTTCGCTTCTTGTTATTGTTTTTCTGGTCGAACTTTCCCAATTTCCGCATAGCGTTTGGAGTTTCAGGAGTAGGACATGGGCGACGGCCAATCGGTCGAGTCCTGCAAAGggaaaataaacaaaaacattCAAATCTTGCTAGTAAATATtcagaagaaaaaaattcAAAAGAGGAAAGTTTGTATTGAGATTTCGGATTGTATATCTATAGCGTGTAAGCTCCTGTTGTATATTAGATTCAACTCGACATGCGGCCGATATCACCTTATGGCACTAGCTGATATAGCGCCCCGGACACAAGTTACATCTCATAACAGGTTCACTGAGAGGAGGTGTGGTACAGCAGCCAGCATCTGCGATATCATGCACAGCTCGCACTTCTATCAAGGTTGCTGCCAACCATCGGAAGCCATGAGCTCTATAACTTACAAatcacttttttttttttcaacaCATTTGACGGGTGCGCTCATAGTCACATTCGAATCAGGCTTGAAAT
This genomic interval from Aspergillus puulaauensis MK2 DNA, chromosome 7, nearly complete sequence contains the following:
- the RPB6 gene encoding DNA-directed RNA polymerase core subunit RPO26 (BUSCO:EOG09265552;~COG:K;~EggNog:ENOG410PQRP;~InterPro:IPR012293,IPR028363,IPR006111,IPR006110, IPR020708,IPR036161;~PFAM:PF01192;~go_component: GO:0005634 - nucleus [Evidence IEA];~go_component: GO:0005665 - RNA polymerase II, core complex [Evidence IEA];~go_function: GO:0003677 - DNA binding [Evidence IEA];~go_function: GO:0003899 - DNA-directed 5'-3' RNA polymerase activity [Evidence IEA];~go_process: GO:0006351 - transcription, DNA-templated [Evidence IEA]), which gives rise to MSDYGENEAEETYDYEPGQDYDDIEPEDFLNPEDAEGGENGADGYDDGSYAPAVNGDRVVVSGDPNAGYSGKVVEQARAKKIPNEERTTTPYMTKYERARVLGTRALQISLNAPVLVDLEGETDPLQIAMKELAQKKIPLIVRRYLPDGTYEDWTCEELL
- the PZF1 gene encoding strongly-conserved Zn-finger binding protein (TFIIIA) (COG:K;~EggNog:ENOG410PIPG;~InterPro:IPR036236,IPR013087;~PFAM:PF00096) gives rise to the protein MGRKRSSSGDYPSPKRLHRQTAIDESDPIYEEAHSDVDYSSHDDAASISSDSLHETPATPFSTASTSVRYPSELKTHRCPFEGCTKAFNRPARLQEHLRSHNNERLFSCTYDGCDKTFLRVSHLNHHVKSAHTGVRDYVCDRPGCGKSFVTGSRLRRHIAAHDGRDKYRCTEYPPCDETFRKHSTLQKHVLSVHLKQKPFQCSHSDPQTGEKCSMAFESAGHLRAHESRVHTEKRFSCAECSQRANEEGDQPSMFPPISFPTYSLLQAHIRTAHPPQCPNCSVTCSTARELRRHLEVAHGNVSLEDRRIFACTVPGCDRNFTKKGNLTVHVRTVHEGEKRFVCGETDLSTSKRVTGWSPSDGCGKRYGSKLALEEHIRTAHLGFQNSKAERRQKLGLTKKPHDPPTATIDNSSTLATLTGEGYADETGRQIACFVDTCAHRFRRNYDLWVHMGSKHNYTEDDIRDLFLQRALLGDDSEPVPGDVFGIYGLEFDNDDPSCDPYNFAPAEPAAVHDQLPDLNTEPFALDGGSELTAFPPESGYFDSDIMMHDSATASISESDSKIPNNINPDDMTMIDPFLDFGMVNS
- a CDS encoding uncharacterized protein (COG:S;~EggNog:ENOG410PZJT); the encoded protein is MNVSESSSSGSELSDEDVLGAVDIPFEYQGSPYTLAEKKAFQIMEVESQKIDELMAKFTKGFDPGAFGGVIMAYIPKLTEGLFPGSYAHLLILLFETFDVIQHIQLGLEALMGSQHQVSPTHQPSATNITDEAFFAKEIGMLRKLLAPIREGTRNSIFWVGTRRVHTPRISEQLEAAIRVIETFKDDLCAALKPDHECKTIYSTLPVSVERTAMYSMKQLRLDTCRATLQWDNFNGSELELTSFFCFYKEHIMKTEPAKARASGWLPPKSPGTPRLSAEEASEGDLASWASHGVENELIDLMLKIALWLSLARGLPAVHLFCDVVRLFVMEQPSKPTTNEYRRFLWHSIRLRAATGAALLSPSPVVPDNKNFPTRNVDYFQDIWRTGHQLSQGLFDNTSLLAKHNVPNFKLAKPPAGRRSGHGDMQVATQAAVPENLPAHENLPDIPSTPEEEHVEEESPDDCGFALSPPEQSPVFRTRTV